The window GACTCGGGGAGCTCGCCACGCGGATCTTCGACGGGATCGCCGCCGCGCACGCGGTGACGCGCGAGCAAGCCGTCGTCGCCTGGCACCTGCAGGAGGGGCTGCTGCCGCTCGTCGCGCTGCACGGTGGGCAGGTGCCCGACGCGCTGCCCGGATCGCGCCACCCCGTGATCGGCGCAGAGGAACTGGCCGCCGTGCGCGAGGTCGCCGATCGCGGCGCGGCCGGCTGAGCGGCGCGCTCCGTGGCGACCAGGATCGTCCTCGTCGGACACGACGCCCTCACGCCGTCGCGGACGGCGGGCCTGCGGGCGCTCTTCGACGCCGAGTACCTCGACGAGTACGGCGCGTGGGACCCGGACCAGCCGTACGGCTACGCGCCCGCCGAACTGCACGTCATCGCCGTGACCGAGGGACGCATCGTCGGGCACGTCGGGACGCAGCGACGCCTCGTCGGCGTCGGTGATCGCGACGTGCTCGTCGCCGGGACGGGTGGTGTGCTCGTCGACCCCACGAGCCGCGGCGTCGGGCTCGCGACACGCCTCGTCCACGTCGCGCAGGAGGCGATGCGGACGACGGCACCGGCCGACTTCGGGCTGCTCGGCTGCCGCGAGGCGGTCGTGCCGTTCTACCTCCGTGCCGGTTGGACGCGCATCCGCGTCGCCGAACGGGGGCTCTCGCGCCTCGACGGTTCGGCGACGGAGCGGCCGGCCGGTCCGCCCGTGCTCATCGCCGCCGCGCGCTCGCCGCTCGCCGAGTGGCCCGAGGGGGACATCGACCTCCGTGGTCGGCCGTGGTGAGCGTCACGCGCACGCTCAGGGATTCGGGAGCGGCGAGACGTACGCCACGAGGGAGACGGAGCGGCCCGCACATCCGAAGGTGTGCGGGCCGCTCCGTCGGGCGTTCGCCGGCTCAGTCGCGCATCGAGAGCGCGTGGCGCACGAGCTGTCGCACGCGGTCGAGTTCGACGTCGACGAGGGTCACGATGTCGGGCGAGAGCGTGCCCTTCCGCTCGGCCGAGCGGATCTCCTGTCGGATGTCCTGCCGGAAGGTGCCCATGACGAGATCGACGCGTTGCGCGATCGTCGCGTCGGCGCCGGGTGTCGGCTTCTCGTCCGCCGTGCCCTGCGGGGGCTCGGGGGAGGGGCCGGGCTCGGGCCGGGGCTGACCGGCACCGGCCGTCGTGTCGGCGCTCGGCGTCTCGCTCTCCTGTTCCTGGCCGGTCGCGGCGCGGAACCCGGCACTCGCCGAGCCGAAGAAGTCGAAGCCCCCTCGGTGGGCGCCGGTCGCAGCCGCCCACCCGGCTCGGACCCCGTCCGTGGCGCGCTGGCCGTACTCGCTCGCTCGACCGGCGGCGGGCCCGGCGGCCTCCCGCGCGTCGCGGGCGAACTGGTCGAACTCGGCGCGCATCTGATTGCGTGCGTTCGAGAGTCCCTCCCGGACCTGCGCGGCGAGCCGCTGCACGGAGGAGTCGACGTCCCGCTCGATCGCGTCGAGTTCGTCGGCCCGGTCGACCACCTCCTGGTGCCCCGCGGGGGTGATGCGGTAGATGGTCTTCCGACCGTCGGACTCTTTCGTCACGAGCCCTTCGGCCTCGAGCTTGGCGAGACGCGGGTAGATCGTGCCGGCGCTCGGGGCGTACGTCCCGCCGAAGCGGTCCGAGAGGGCCTGGATGAGTTCGTACCCGTGACGCGGCTGCTCGTCGAGCAGGCTCAGCAGGTACAGGCGCAGGTGGCCGTGGGCGAACACGGGCGGGGTCATGCGTTGCTCCCGTCGGTGTCGGGCCGCTCGCTCGAGTCGGGGTCGGCAGCGTCGTCGGCGCCGACACCGAGCGATTCGCTCGCGTCGGCCACGCGCTTGTCGAGGCGCACGTGGAACTCGTCGGGGACGTCGCGCGGCGGCGCCGATCGGGCGGCGACGGGCGGTGAGGTGGGACGGTCGGCGGTGGCGACATCCGACGTGCGGCCGGAGCGGAGCACCGTGATCTGGCCACCGACGGTGTTGAGGTGCACGTCGGTCATGTTGCGCTCGTACTGCTCGGGCGGGGTGACGTAGGTGGAGCCCCGCAGCGGCTGGACGACGAGGTCGTCGAGCTGGGTGAGTGCCGTCACGGACGACACGCGGTAGCTCGGCTGCGCGTCGGCCGGGAGCCGGAGCGTGACGGGGCCGCTGACCGACGCGTTGCGGATGCGGTCGGGGAGCCCGGAGGTGACGTCGACGAGCGTCGACCCCGTGACGGTGTTGCCGGAGAACGAGGTGAGCGCGCCGGACACGGTGACGTCGCCCGACGCGGTCTTCGTCGTGACCGCCCCCCGGTGATCGCGGACGCTCAGCTCGCCGCCGACCGAGGCGAGCGAGACGCGCCCCGTCGTGCGATCGAGGAACTGCTCGCCACCGACCGTCCTGACGTCGATGTCGCCGTCGACACCGACCACGAGCACCTCGGCCGTGATGGCGCGGACCGCGACGTCGACGCGCGTCGGGACGAGCACGCTGATGTCGGCCGAGGGCTTGTTCCACAGCGTCTGCGCGCTGATGGTGATGTCGGTGAGCGACAACTGCGGGTGGTCGATCACGAGCGTGTCGCCGTCGATCGCCACCTTCAGGTCGCGGCCGCTCACGGATGTGACCTCGACGCGGGCCGTCGGGTCGTCGTGGCCGATGATGTTCACGGTGCCGCCCGCGAGGTCGACGCGGACCCGTCGGACGGTCTCGAGGTCGATGGTCTTGGGCCCGTCCACGAGCCACTGTTCGATCGCCATGGCTGCTCCTTCGTGCTTCGACGATTTCGCGATATATCGCGTTGTGGACACCATAGGTTCCGGTCGCGCGCGAATCAAGCTATATCGCGTTTTCCGGGCTCGCTCCGAGGTCTCGCACGGTGCCCGTCCTCCGGCCTCGTCGCCCGTGTGGCTCGACCGTCGCGAGACGCCGTTATGCGAAACTGGGGCCATGCACAGGCTCGCCGAACTCAGCTTGCGGAACCGCGCCCTGATGGCCCTCGTGACCGTGACGATCGCCGTGTTCGGCACGCTCGCGATGAACTCGCTCAAGCAGGAGCTCATCCCGACGGTCTCGCTGCCTGTCGTCTCCGTCATCACGAGCTACCCGGGGGCGTCGCCCGAGATCGTCGACGAGGACGTCTCGCAGCCGATCGAGTCGGCGATGCAGGGCCTCGAGGGGCTCGAGTCCACGACCGCGACGTCGAACGCGAACCTGTCGCAGGTGTCGGTGCAGTTCACGTACGGGACCGACACGGTCTACGCCCAGCAGCGCATCCAGCAGGCCGTCAACCGCATCGAGTCGTCGCTGCCCGAGAGCGCGTCGACGACGATCCTGTCCGGATCCATCGACGACTTCCCCATCATCCAGGTCGCCGTCACGGGCGGTGACATCGAGCAGACGACACAGCTGCTGCGCGAGCAGACGCTCGGCGACCTGACCGACATCGACGGCGTCCGCGACGCGACACTCGAGGGTGCTCCGACGCCGCGCATCGCGATCACGCCGAACCCGACCCTCGCGGCGCAACTCGGCATCACGAGCGAGACGTTCCGTGACGCGCTCAGCGCCTCGGGCGTCCTCATCCCCGTCGGCGAGCTCGCGGAGGGCGACGAGACGCTCACGGTGCAGGCCGGCACCCAGCTCACGTCCGTCGAGGACATCGAAGCGCTCCCGCTCCAGGGCGTGGTCCGCGCCGGGGCGCCCGTCACGATCGGGGAGGTCGCCACGGTCGTCGAGGACGACGAACCCATCACCTCCATCTCGCGCGTGAACGGCGAGGACGCGCTCACGATCTCGATCACGAAGCGGCCCGACGCGAACACCGTCGCCGTCTCGCAGGCCGTGCGCGAGGCCCTGCCCGGCCTCCAGTCCCAACTCGGTGCGGGGGTGACGCTCACGACCGTGTTCGACCAGGCGCCGTTCATCGAGCAGTCCATCGAGACGCTCATCATCGAGGGCCTGCTCGGACTCGCGATGGCCGTGCTCGTGATCTTCGTCTTCCTGCTGTCGTTCCGGGCCACGATCGTCACGGTCATCTCCATCCCCACCTCGCTGCTCGTGACCTTCATCGGCCTGCAGGCCGCCGACTACAGCCTGAACATCCTCACGCTCGGTGCGCTCACGATCGCGATCGGGCGCGTCGTCGACGACTCGATCGTCGTCATCGAGAACATCAAGCGCCACATGGCGCTCCATCCCGCCGCGACGAGGCGACCCGCCGAGCGCGTCGCCGTCATCGCGCGTGCCGTGCGCGAGGTCGCCGGGGCCGTGACCTCGGCCACCATCGCGACCGTCGCCGTGTACCTTCCGATCGCGTTCGTGAGCGACATCTCGGGCGAGCTGTTCCGCCCGTTCGCGCTCACGAGCACGATCGCGTTGCTCGCCTCGCTCGTCGTCTCGCTCACGATCGTGCCCGTGCTCGCGTACTGGCTGCTCCGCGGGGGCAAGCTGCGTGCGCGACGTGACCCGTCGCCCGAGCTGCTGCCCGCGGGGCCGGGGCCCCGCGACGACGCGGACGCGGCGCCGGCCGGTGTGCCCGTTCCCGCGGGGGTCGTCGTGGGCCCGCACGATGCCGCCGGGCGCGAACCCGTCGCCACCGGCACGACGACCGCGGTCGCCACGGACCGGCGTGTGCGGCCCGCGGAGGAGCGTGCGAAGGCCGATCGCGCGGTGTTCGCGCCCCTCTCGCTGCGCGACGACGAGGACACGCTGCGCGCCGCGGCCGAGTCGGCGTCGGCGCGTGAACCGGAGGCGCAGCACACGGGCGCGCACGCCGCGCCGCCCGAGGAGGCGAGCACCGCCGCGAGCGAATCGCGCACCGAGACGTCGCCGACGCCGACGACCGACACGGGGACGCACCCGTGGGTCGGTGGCCCCGTGGTGGACGGCGAACCCATCGTGACGAGCGAGGGGGTGACGCCGCCGTCACGGCGGGAGCTCCGTCGCCGCCGTGAGGCGCGTGAGGCGTCGACGGGCGTCGTGTACGTGCAGACGGGCGCCGCCCTGCCGCGCCCCGAGGTCGCGGACGGGACGGTCGACGGCCGGACCGACGCCGCGCGGGCGAATGCAGCGGAGCCGGACGCCGCGGGGTCGAGCGCCGCGGAGTCGGGCACCGTGGAGTCGAGCGCCGCGGAGTCGGGCACCGTGGAGTCGGACGAGGAGCGCCGGGCCGCGCACGTGTCCGATGCGCCGGCGCCCGTGGCGTCGGCCGCGTCGGCGCCCGCCGCCGAGCCGCCCGTGCCGGGCGCCGCGCCCGCGGCCACGCTCGACGCGACCGCCGAGACCGACGACGTGGCTGAGCCCGCGCCCGAGGACGAGCCGCGCACCTGGGTGCAGCGCGGCTACGAACCCGTCCTGCGCTGGACCGTGCGTCACCCGATCGTGACCCTCGTCGCGGCG is drawn from Pseudoclavibacter chungangensis and contains these coding sequences:
- a CDS encoding PadR family transcriptional regulator, producing MTPPVFAHGHLRLYLLSLLDEQPRHGYELIQALSDRFGGTYAPSAGTIYPRLAKLEAEGLVTKESDGRKTIYRITPAGHQEVVDRADELDAIERDVDSSVQRLAAQVREGLSNARNQMRAEFDQFARDAREAAGPAAGRASEYGQRATDGVRAGWAAATGAHRGGFDFFGSASAGFRAATGQEQESETPSADTTAGAGQPRPEPGPSPEPPQGTADEKPTPGADATIAQRVDLVMGTFRQDIRQEIRSAERKGTLSPDIVTLVDVELDRVRQLVRHALSMRD
- a CDS encoding GNAT family N-acetyltransferase, which encodes MATRIVLVGHDALTPSRTAGLRALFDAEYLDEYGAWDPDQPYGYAPAELHVIAVTEGRIVGHVGTQRRLVGVGDRDVLVAGTGGVLVDPTSRGVGLATRLVHVAQEAMRTTAPADFGLLGCREAVVPFYLRAGWTRIRVAERGLSRLDGSATERPAGPPVLIAAARSPLAEWPEGDIDLRGRPW
- a CDS encoding efflux RND transporter permease subunit, which produces MHRLAELSLRNRALMALVTVTIAVFGTLAMNSLKQELIPTVSLPVVSVITSYPGASPEIVDEDVSQPIESAMQGLEGLESTTATSNANLSQVSVQFTYGTDTVYAQQRIQQAVNRIESSLPESASTTILSGSIDDFPIIQVAVTGGDIEQTTQLLREQTLGDLTDIDGVRDATLEGAPTPRIAITPNPTLAAQLGITSETFRDALSASGVLIPVGELAEGDETLTVQAGTQLTSVEDIEALPLQGVVRAGAPVTIGEVATVVEDDEPITSISRVNGEDALTISITKRPDANTVAVSQAVREALPGLQSQLGAGVTLTTVFDQAPFIEQSIETLIIEGLLGLAMAVLVIFVFLLSFRATIVTVISIPTSLLVTFIGLQAADYSLNILTLGALTIAIGRVVDDSIVVIENIKRHMALHPAATRRPAERVAVIARAVREVAGAVTSATIATVAVYLPIAFVSDISGELFRPFALTSTIALLASLVVSLTIVPVLAYWLLRGGKLRARRDPSPELLPAGPGPRDDADAAPAGVPVPAGVVVGPHDAAGREPVATGTTTAVATDRRVRPAEERAKADRAVFAPLSLRDDEDTLRAAAESASAREPEAQHTGAHAAPPEEASTAASESRTETSPTPTTDTGTHPWVGGPVVDGEPIVTSEGVTPPSRRELRRRREAREASTGVVYVQTGAALPRPEVADGTVDGRTDAARANAAEPDAAGSSAAESGTVESSAAESGTVESDEERRAAHVSDAPAPVASAASAPAAEPPVPGAAPAATLDATAETDDVAEPAPEDEPRTWVQRGYEPVLRWTVRHPIVTLVAALLVLVLTGALAPLMKTNFLGASGQNTFTVTQTLDAGASLDARDRAAGAVEDVLMATPGVDIVQLTISSGGPSGSAGLAAAFTGGGSGGATAMFSITLTSDADPAATQDAIRSELDGRDDVGDISISGDSSGLSGDLTVDVRAPTTETLRDATALVADAMRSTAGIVEVTSSVEQSRPYVQLEIDQEAAARAGLSEVAIGGIVAQRMQPIDVGDIAIDGSTVTVFVLGEEPPQNLDELRALPIPTATGIQPLSNFATVEITDGPVAITSQGGTPTASVTVVPSDDNLSATNEAIEAQLAGLALPAGASAELGGLSADQADAFSQLGLALLAAILIVYIVMVATFKSLLQPLLLLVSVPFAATGGVLLQLATGVPLGVASLIGVLMLIGVVVTNAIVLVDLVNQFRARGYSVDEALLQGGSRRVRPILMTSLATILALTPMGLGVTGHSGFISQPLAIIVIGGLLSSTVLTLLVLPALYRAVEGPIERARQRRAAKAEAQLRAAGID